In Ogataea parapolymorpha DL-1 chromosome I, whole genome shotgun sequence, the following are encoded in one genomic region:
- a CDS encoding Eukaryotic translation initiation factor 6: MATRTQFENSNEVGVFAKLTNSYCLVAVGGSENFYSAFEAELGDVIPIVHTTIAGTRIVGRMTAGNRRGLLVPTQTTDQELMHLRNSLPDSVKIQRVEERLSALGNVICCNDYVALVHPDIERETEELIADVLGVEVFRQTIAGNVLVGSYCALSNQGGLVHPQTPIQDQEELSSLLQVPLVAGTVNRGSAVVGAGMVVNDWLAVSGLDTTAPELSVVESIFRLQDAQPDAISGNLRDTLIETYT, from the coding sequence ATGGCGACTAGAACACAGTTTGAGAATTCCAACGAGGTCGGCGTGTTCGCTAAGCTCACCAACTCGTATTGTCTGGTGGCTGTCGGAGGCTCCGAGAACTTTTATTCTGCCTTTGAGGCCGAGCTGGGTGACGTGATCCCTATTGTGCACACAACCATTGCAGGTACCAGAATCGTGGGCCGTATGACTGCAGGCAACAGAAGAGGCCTGCTCGTCCCTACACAGACAACAGATCAAGAACTGATGCATTTGAGAAACAGTCTTCCGGACTCTGTGAAGATCCAGCGTGTTGAAGAGCGTCTTTCAGCCCTGGGAAACGTGATCTGTTGCAATGACTACGTCGCTCTTGTGCATCCAGATATTGAGAGAGAAACCGAGGAACTCATAGCTGACGTCCTCGGAGTGGAGGTGTTCAGACAGACCATTGCGGGAAACGTTCTTGTTGGATCTTATTGCGCTCTTTCGAACCAGGGCGGTCTGGTTCACCCTCAAACCCCGATCCAGGACCAAGAGGAgctctcgtcgctgctccAGGTGCCCTTGGTTGCCGGTACGGTGAATCGCGGTTCCGCTGTTGTGGGAGCAGGCATGGTGGTCAACGACTGGCTGGCAGTCTCTGGACTCGACACTACGGCTCCAGAGCTCAGTGTGGTTGAGAGTATATTCAGATTGCAGGATGCACAACCAGACGCCATCTCTGGCAACCTCAGAGACACCTTGATTGAGACCTACACATAG
- a CDS encoding putative dihydrolipoamide succinyltransferase, which translates to MLGVARRANNVLCLARCSQAVLRKSSLSAAFARGLKTTIRPTPIAPNLTLRSQNLRTSMLFVRHNSQVVKVPEMAESITEGTLASFAKEVGDYVKQDELIATIETDKIDVEVNAPISGKVTELLVNVDDTVEVGQDLLKIEPGEVPADAEKAEPKKEEPKKEEPKKEESKKEAPKEESKKEVKKEAPKKEEPKKETPKAAAPEKTQSVGKFSRTEERVKMNRMRLRIAERLKESQNTAASLTTFNEVDMSALMEMRKLYKDEILKKTGIKFGFMGAFSKASTLAMKSIPAVNAAIENNDTMVFRDYVDISIAVATPKGLVTPIVRNAESLSVLEIEEAIANLGVRARDGKLTLEDMAGGTFTISNGGVFGSLYGTPIINMPQTAVLGLHGIKERPVAVNGKVEIRPMMYLALTYDHRMLDGREAVTFLKTVKELIEDPRKMLLV; encoded by the coding sequence ATGTTGGGAGTTGCGAGACGTGCAAACAATGTTCTCTGTTTGGCTAGATGTAGCCAGGCTGTGTTAAGAAAGTCCAGTCTGTCAGCAGCTTTTGCCCGTGGACTCAAAACTACCATTAGACCAACCCCTATTGCTCCTAATTTGACACTTAGATCTCAAAATTTGAGAACGTCGATGCTTTTTGTGAGACACAACTCCCAGGTTGTGAAAGTCCCTGAAATGGCCGAGAGTATCACCGAAGGTACTTTGGCTTCATTTGCTAAGGAGGTGGGAGATTATGTCAAGCaagacgagctgatcgCAACCATCGAGACAGATAAGATCGATGTGGAAGTCAACGCTCCTATCTCGGGAAAAGTTACCGAATTGCTGGTGAATGTTGACGACACTGTCGAGGTTGGCCAGGATTTGCTGAAAATAGAGCCTGGTGAAGTCCCAGCTGACGCCGAGAAGGCagagccaaagaaagaggagccaaagaaggaagagccaaagaaagaggagTCAAAAAAGGAGGCACCTAAGGAGGAATCTAAGAAGGAGGTCAAAAAGGAGgctccaaagaaggaagagccaaagaaggagaCCCCTAAGGCCGCTGCCCCAGAAAAGACTCAGTCTGTTGGCAAGTTCTCCAGAACCGAGGAGAGAGTCAAGATGAATAGAATGAGACTGAGAATTGCCGAAAGACTGAAGGAGTCGCAGAACACTGCCGCTTCGTTGACCACATTCAACGAGGTCGACATGTCTGCTTTGATGGAAATGAGAAAATtgtacaaggacgagattCTCAAGAAGACTGGTATCAAATTTGGATTCATGGGAGCATTCTCGAAGGCCAGCACTCTGGCCATGAAGTCAATTCCAGCCGTTAACGCTGCTATTGAGAACAACGACACCATGGTCTTTAGAGATTACGTTGATATTTCCATTGCTGTTGCCACTCCTAAGGGTCTGGTGACTCCAATCGTGAGAAATGCCGAGAGTCTGTCTGTTTtggagatcgaggaggccattGCCAACCTCGGTGTCCGTGCCAGAGACGGAAAGCTGACTTTGGAGGACATGGCAGGTGGAACGTTCACTATTTCCAACGGAGGTGTCTTTGGCTCTCTGTACGGTACTCCTATCATCAACATGCCACAGACCGCCGTTCTGGGTCTTCACGGAATCAAGGAGCGTCCTGTTGCCGTCAACGGCAAGGTCGAGATTCGTCCAATGATGTACCTTGCTCTGACGTACGATCACCGTATGTTGGACGGTAGAGAAGCTGTCACTTTCCTCAAGACCGTGAAAGAGTTGATCGAGGACCCAAGAAAAATGCTCTTGGTGTGA
- a CDS encoding STT4 phosphatidylinositol-4-kinase that functions in the Pkc1p protein kinase pathway, with amino-acid sequence MTFNRFATNNSVSKGSIRAKALEKLASLSVREVDDTSTLEQSVPDTLKRLLGATRSQSGTQLGSKNIRHSEFEVLLALCRSCEHIKSKIQAEILLSRFELYLAELGTDKFSSKKTLKTYFPTPWTKLSYELVVAISTLGLTLPTLRPKCQDLIFQFIDSLQSDSVDLRTLFCYVGLLQGLTKNIAFVGSDLLRRVVSVFDDAFFPQVESCIGSIDEHVYVEMVNNFEDYGFEFSSLFFMFLVQKLAVEFLKCQLGCKSEKSLVFHVLASNTKELQKKLDTSLLKELALTAIANNKYVNNGSDRLVTSTFGRRNAGYSIKASTIEILALGSMLSVVDLNFATALMDDYLEQLYKIDGNCTSEVVEMINSELLTSIFASAALLSAKKSFIGLRLSKCLPTILSLPVLNSEAVSELAQSLSFCLKNLTEDDVVSCVYSLTNILTDATKPNSGTVSGTMELRPSFSLSSTTGQPPSTLTEEGSYSLEVLPLVYRNVIAAVLEIAKAFRDESINILAVTILFQKVRRTPTELNCLLLRGLTGFVDVMEEREFLILVRHFFDISTISTKDKASFSRISSVWIEFSEIMAKRANTSLYTVYLHEMLSAIISKGDIDDLEHHRSNNEVSISASEISLYLKPLAYLLPPVDQEPLIPTEKETVALFKDMWFNLCIHGYAHSSELLAANHDSLLRVAHNSPALASESSWNRTETTIDMNTVLRRGTSKHTEKLHKDVLSSIITSKSIDAKVFETQISRPKLMFLASNLLLESLRAECGNCSTSLEYLSDPTISISNLQDFSGSIAFYVTSQYFRRVQRGGSSSFTPAKITRQLQQLFIFCCHRDFALQNAALQCTELLIVRAPVLLCYEVSLFSLLDILSLLYESVIDADTNEYEPRIEFTAPVSGVKLLLSDSYKWRHKTLDLLTSSARKWITLCLLKCPQDTKSLLQSYVSKVDGASRKGVNYGVTLALEMAGKVMPADRELSAVDGLSGRHVNTTSAFLSQIPWKAGGYDSLLRLTDHEAAGLRALHMHTFKKMADLRAAVSAHLPVAPNSLRLALQAAASLIIRSSDGMGDLLREVVAIPFAIFDTDSIELGVGVWLSIMKVRSDLAPVVLSEICQRLEESIKLQKGLYSKQFDIQNSKYNKMEYLPTSKEQIDYNGRSASKNMKPHLLLFRLLASHFEATRYQSSHILKMFTRTVLISLLGLSFASTHPFARTARFELINFALSVLKVHRGLGTRDVAGLTSAILDGALSWFATKHRAPYGNNKMKIRGDFGILNMAAKLFMDTRYPENPVFERKRVLLLLFLDHEISFLATWLHPLHPVDTTGSYSSVKVTDRVLADAYALDGRLALNLVERYRTLSLERPIRHLIQNDPLKAIDDPTALRLLLGSDNVKVPSLMVLSTAASPSDSINLFLPPFNSDPIILQYTMRSLESFDAHLTFFYVPQIVQALRFDMRLGYVRRFILETAKVSQLFAHQIIWNMAANSYKDEESTVPDDIKPVLDEIRSTMVAEFTPQDRTYYEKEFKFFEEVTGISGKLKPFIKSSKPEKKAQIDKHMAAIKVEEGVYLPSNPQGVVVDINRQSGKPLQSHAKAPFMATFKIRKEVSTVDGEKKQHIEDLSAIFKVGDDCRQDLLALQLMSLFRTIWMDAGLDVFVFPYRVTATAPGCGIIDVLPNSISRDMLGREAVNGLYEYFISQHGPETSIEFQKARNNFVKSLAAYSIITYLLEIKDRHNGNIMYDDQGHVLHVDFGFCFDIVPGGVKFEQSPFKLTREMVRVMGGSTDTQAYKWFEELCVKSFLVCRPYMDAIVNMVVPMLSSGLPCFKPATIKHLTARFVPKKSDKEAAKYIRGLIRKSFESLATKGYDEFQRLTNGIPY; translated from the coding sequence ATGACTTTTAATCGTTTTGCGACTAACAACAGTGTTTCAAAAGGCTCAATTAGAGCAAAAGCgctggagaagcttgcCTCGCTCTCTGTGCGGGAGGTGGACGACACCAGCACGCTCGAACAGAGTGTCCCTGACACATTGAAGCGGCTGCTGGGGGCCACCAGGAGCCAGTCCGGCACGCAATTGGGCAGCAAAAATATCCGCCATTCGGAGTTTGAGGTCCTGCTGGCTCTCTGCAGAAGTTGCGAGCATATCAAGAGCAAGATTCAAGCGGAGATCCTGCTCTCTAGATTTGAGCTCTACTTAGCGGAATTGGGCACCGACAAattctcctccaaaaaaaCACTTAAGACGTACTTCCCCACGCCCTGGACAAAGCTGTCGTATGAATTGGTTGTTGCAATTTCGACTTTGGGCCTAACTTTGCCAACATTGAGGCCTAAGTGTCAGGATTTGATTTTCCAGTTTATTGACAGCTTGCAGTCGGACTCGGTCGACCTGAGGACTCTATTTTGCTACGTGGGGCTTCTGCAGGGGCTGACCAAGAACATTGCGTTTGTTGGCTCCGATCTTCTGCGGCGGGTGGTGAGTGTTTTCGACGATGCGTTTTTTCCCCAAGTCGAGTCCTGTATCGGCTCGATTGACGAGCACGTTTATGTGGAGATGGTGAACAACTTTGAGGACTATGGCTTTGAGTTTTCATCGCTGTTTTTCATGTTTTTGGTGCAGAAGCTAGCGGTAGAGTTCCTCAAGTGCCAGCTGGGGTGCAAGTCTGAGAAGTCGCTGGTTTTCCACGTCTTGGCTAGCAACACCAAggagctccagaaaaagctggacaCATCGCTGCTTAAGGAGCTTGCGCTGACGGCTATTGCCAACAACAAGTACGTCAACAACGGCTCAGACAGGCTGGTGACGTCGACGTTTGGCCGCAGAAACGCAGGCTACTCCATCAAGGCGTCCACGATCGAGATACTGGCGTTGGGCTCGATGCTTTCCGTAGTGGACCTGAACTTTGCCACCGCGCTGATGGACGACtatctggagcagctgtACAAGATAGACGGTAACTGCACGAgcgaggtggtggagatgATCAACTCTGAGCTGCTCACGAGCATTTTTGCGAGCGCAGCTCTCCTTTcagcgaaaaaaagctttATTGGTCTCCGTCTCAGCAAGTGTCTTCCTACGATTTTGTCGCTGCCGGTTCTTAACAGTGAGGCCGTCAGTGAGCTCGCGCAGTCGCTGTCGTTCTGTCTGAAAAACCTgaccgaggacgacgttGTCTCGTGCGTGTACAGTCTCACGAACATCCTGACCGATGCAACAAAGCCCAACAGCGGCACTGTGAGCGGCACGATGGAGCTCAGACCCTCGTTTTCGCTCTCGTCGACGACCGGGCAGCCTCCATCGACGCTGACCGAGGAAGGCTCGTACTCGCTCGAGGTGCTGCCGCTCGTGTACAGAAACGTGATTGCGGCAGTTTTGGAAATCGCCAAGGCGTTCAGAGACGAATCTATCAACATCCTGGCCGTGACAATCCTTTTCCAGAAAGTGCGCAGAACGCCAACCGAGCTGAActgtctgctgctgcgcgGGCTGACGGGCTTTGTAGACGTGATGGAGGAGCGGGAatttctgattttggtgaGACACTTTTTCGACATCTCGACCATTTCCACCAAGGACAAAGCCTCGTTCTCCCGCATCAGCTCTGTGTGGATCGAGTTTTCCGAAATTATGGCCAAAAGAGCAAACACCAGCCTGTACACTGTATATTTGCACGAGATGCTGTCGGCAATCATTTCCAAGGGCGATATTGACGACCTGGAGCACCACCGTTCGAACAACGAGGTGTCGATCTCTGCTTCTGAGATTTCTCTGTATTTGAAACCACTGGCTTATCTTCTGCCCCCCGTCGACCAGGAGCCACTCATTCCGACCGAAAAAGAGACTGTCGCGTTGTTCAAGGACATGTGGTTCAACCTGTGCATCCACGGCTACGCGCACAGTTCCGAGCTTCTGGCTGCCAACCACGACAGCCTCTTGCGTGTTGCGCACAACTCGCCGGCCCTGGCGTCGGAGTCATCGTGGAACCGCACAGAGACAACGATCGACATGAACACGGTGCTTCGCAGAGGCACCTCGAAACACACCGAGAAGCTGCACAAGGACGTGCTGAGCTCGATTATCACGTCgaagtcgatcgacgcgaaAGTTTTCGAGACGCAGATCTCGCGGCCCAAGCTGATGTTCCTGGCCTCAAACCTGCTGCTCGAGAGTCTGCGTGCCGAGTGCGGCAACTGCTCCACGTCGCTGGAGTACCTGTCGGATCCAACCATCTCGATCTCGAATTTGCAGGACTTTTCCGGCTCTATCGCATTCTACGTCACGTCGCAGTATTTCCGCCGCGTCCAGAGAGGcggctcctcgtcgttcacCCCAGCAAAGATCACacgccagctccagcaattgttcattttctgctgccaCAGAGACTTTGCTCTCCAGAACGCAGCGCTGCAGTGCACTGAGCTGCTGATTGTGCGTGCTCCTGTGCTGCTCTGCTACGAGGTATCACTCTTTTCGCTGCTCGACATTTTGAGTCTGCTCTACGAGAGTGTCATCGACGCAGACACCAACGAGTACGAGCCGCGCATCGAGTTTACCGCGCCGGTGTCCGGCGTGAAACTGCTGCTCTCTGACTCGTACAAATGGAGACACAAGACGCTTGACCTGCTGACCAGCTCGGCCCGCAAATGGATCACGCTGTGTCTGCTCAAATGTCCGCAGGATACCAAGTCGCTGCTGCAATCGTACGTCTCGAAAGTCGATGGCGCGTCCAGGAAAGGGGTCAACTACGGCGTCACGTTAGCCTTGGAAATGGCGGGCAAGGTGATGCCTGCGGACCGCGAGCTGTCGGCCGTTGACGGGCTGTCTGGCCGCCACGTCAACACCACGTCAGCGTTCCTGTCGCAAATCCCCTGGAAAGCCGGTGGCTACGACTCGCTGCTACGCCTCACCGACCACGAGGCCGCTGGTTTGCGTGCTCTACACATGCACACATTCAAGAAAATGGCCGATTTAAGAGCAGCTGTGTCTGCACACCTGCCCGTGGCTCCCAACTCGCTCAGACTCGCGCTCCAGGCGGCCGCGTCGCTGATCATCCGCTCCTCGGACGGCATGGGCGACTTGCTGCGGGAGGTGGTGGCAATTCCGTTTGCTATTTTCGACACCGACTCAATCGAGCTCGGTGTCGGTGTGTGGCTAAGCATCATGAAGGTGCGGTCGGACCTGGCCCCGGTCGTGCTCTCTGAGATATGCCAGCGTCTGGAAGAGTCCATCAAGCTGCAGAAGGGTCTTTACAGCAAACAGTTTGATATTCAGAACTCCAAGTACAACAAGATGGAGTATCTGCCAACAAGCAAGGAGCAGATAGACTACAACGGCCGCAGCGCATCAAAAAACATGAAACCACACCTGTTGCTATTTAGACTGCTAGCGTCGCATTTTGAGGCCACACGGTACCAGAGCAGCCATATTTTGAAGATGTTCACGCGGACGGTGTTAATTTCGCTACTGGGACTTTCTTTTGCCAGCACGCATCCGTTTGCTCGCACGGCGCGCTTCGAACTCATCAATTTTGCCCTGAGCGTGCTCAAGGTGCACCGTGGTCTCGGAACCAGAGACGTGGCCGGGCTCACTTCTGCGATCCTAGACGGCGCGCTCTCGTGGTTTGCTACCAAACACCGTGCTCCTTATGGGAACAACAAAATGAAGATCCGTGGCGACTTTGGCATCCTTAACATGGCTGCTAAGCTATTCATGGATACGCGGTACCCGGAAAACCCAGTGTTTGAGCGCAAACGCGTGCTTTTGctgcttttccttgacCACGAGATCAGTTTCTTGGCTACATGGCTACATCCGCTGCACCCAGTGGATACCACGGGCTCTTACAGCAGCGTGAAGGTCACGGATCGTGTTCTGGCGGACGCGTACGCTCTGGACGGCCGTCTGGCCCTGAATTTGGTCGAGCGGTACCGGACGCTCTCGCTGGAGAGACCAATCAGACatttgatccagaacgACCCGCTCAAAGCTATCGACGATCCGACTGCGCTGCGGCTGTTGCTGGGCAGCGACAACGTCAAGGTGCCGTCGCTAATGGTGCTGTCGACGGCTGCGTCGCCGTCGGACTCGATCAACCTGTTTCTGCCGCCGTTCAATAGCGACCCGATCATTTTGCAGTATACGATGCGTTCTCTTGAAAGTTTTGATGCCCACTTGACGTTTTTCTACGTGCCACAGATCGTGCAAGCGCTGCGGTTCGACATGCGGCTGGGCTATGTGCGTCGGTTCATTTTGGAGACGGCCAAGGTGTCGCAGCTGTTTGCGCACCAGATCATCTGGAACATGGCAGCAAACTCGTACAAAGATGAGGAATCGACGGTGCCGGACGACATCAAGCccgtgctggacgagatccGGTCCACGATGGTGGCCGAGTTCACGCCGCAAGACCGGACGTACTACGAAAAGGAGTTTAAATTTTTCGAGGAGGTGACTGGCATTTCTGGCAAACTGAAGCCGTTCATCAAAAGCAGCAAGCCGGAGAAAAAAGCGCAGATCGACAAGCATATGGCGGCCATCAAGGTCGAGGAAGGCGTCTACCTGCCTAGCAACCCGCAGGGCGTGGTGGTGGACATCAACCGGCAGTCTGGAAAGCCGCTGCAGTCGCACGCCAAGGCCCCGTTCATGGCCACGTTCAAGATCCGCAAGGAGGTCAGCACCGTCGACGGCGAGAAGAAGCAGCACATCGAGGACCTCAGCGCCATTTTCAAGGTCGGCGACGACTGCAGACAGGACTTGCTTGCGCTGCAGCTGATGTCGCTGTTCCGGACGATCTGGATGGACGCCGGCCTGGACGTGTTTGTATTCCCGTATCGGGTGACCGCGACGGCGCCCGGCTGCGGCATCATCGACGTGCTGCCGAACTCGATCTCGCGTGACATGCTTGGCAGAGAGGCCGTCAACGGGCTGTATGAGTACTTTATCAGTCAGCACGGGCCAGAAACCTCGATCGAGTTTCAGAAAGCTCGCAACAACTTTGTCAAATCGCTTGCCGCGTACTCCATCATCACGTATTTGctggaaatcaaagacaGACACAACGGAAACATCATGTACGACGACCAGGGCCACGTCTTGCACGTCGACTTTGGCTTCTGTTTCGACATCGTTCCCGGCGGCGTCAAGTTCGAACAGTCGCCGTTCAAGCTGACGCGCGAGATGGTGCGTGTGATGGGCGGCTCCACAGACACACAGGCGTACAAGTGGTTCGAGGAGCTGTGTGTCAAGTCGTTCTTGGTTTGTCGGCCATACATGGACGCGATCGTCAACATGGTGGTGCCGATGCTGAGCTCGGGGCTGCCGTGCTTCAAGCCTGCTACCATCAAACATTTAACGGCACGGTTCGTGCCGAAAAAAAGCGACAAGGAAGCGGCCAAGTACATCCGCGGGCTGATCAGAAAATCGTTCGAGTCGCTGGCCACCAAAGGCTACGACGAGTTCCAAAGACTCACGAACGGCATCCCGTACTGA